The proteins below are encoded in one region of Pseudomonas entomophila L48:
- a CDS encoding sigma-54-dependent transcriptional regulator, with translation MPHILIVEDETIIRSALRRLLERNQYQVSEAGSVQEAQERFSIATFDLIVSDLRLPGAPGTELIKLGQGTPVLIMTSYASLRSAVDSMKMGAVDYIAKPFDHDEMLQAVARILRDRQNAPAAMPAAEPRAGNGKAAGDKAGSAPANGEIGIIGSCPPMQDMYVKIRKVAPTDSNVLIQGESGTGKELVARALHNLSRRAKAPMISVNCAAIPETLIESELFGHEKGAFTGASAGRAGLVEAADGGTLFLDEIGELPLEAQARLLRVLQEGEIRRVGSVQSQKVDVRLIAATHRDLKNLAKAGQFREDLYYRLHVIALKLPALRERGSDVNEIANAFLARQSARIGRDDLHFSHEAEQAIRHYSWPGNVRELENAVERAVILSESAEISADLLGIDIELGDLEDDDTLDNLPALASVNNASHEPTEDLSLEDYFQHFVLEHQDHMTETELARKLGVSRKCLWERRQRLGIPRRKSNATSE, from the coding sequence ATGCCGCACATTCTGATCGTCGAAGACGAAACCATCATCCGTTCGGCCCTGCGTCGCCTGCTCGAACGGAACCAGTACCAGGTCAGCGAAGCCGGCTCGGTGCAGGAAGCCCAGGAACGCTTCAGCATTGCCACCTTCGACCTGATCGTCAGCGACCTGCGCCTGCCGGGCGCCCCGGGCACCGAGCTGATCAAGCTCGGCCAGGGCACCCCGGTGCTGATCATGACCAGCTACGCCAGCCTGCGCTCGGCGGTGGACTCGATGAAAATGGGCGCGGTGGACTACATCGCCAAGCCCTTCGACCACGACGAGATGCTTCAGGCCGTGGCCCGTATCCTGCGCGACCGGCAGAACGCACCGGCCGCCATGCCTGCTGCCGAGCCACGCGCCGGCAACGGCAAGGCCGCCGGCGACAAGGCCGGCAGCGCACCCGCCAACGGCGAGATCGGCATCATCGGCTCCTGCCCACCGATGCAGGACATGTACGTCAAGATTCGCAAGGTCGCCCCGACCGACTCCAATGTGCTGATCCAGGGCGAATCCGGCACCGGCAAGGAGCTGGTCGCCCGTGCCCTGCACAACCTTTCGCGCCGGGCCAAGGCACCGATGATCTCGGTGAACTGCGCGGCGATCCCGGAAACGCTCATCGAGTCGGAACTGTTCGGCCATGAAAAAGGCGCCTTCACCGGCGCAAGCGCCGGCCGCGCCGGCCTGGTCGAAGCGGCCGACGGCGGCACGCTGTTCCTCGACGAGATCGGTGAGTTGCCGCTGGAAGCCCAGGCGCGCCTGCTGCGCGTGTTGCAGGAAGGCGAGATCCGCCGGGTCGGCTCGGTGCAGTCGCAGAAGGTCGATGTGCGCCTGATCGCCGCCACCCACCGCGACCTGAAGAACCTGGCCAAGGCCGGGCAGTTCCGCGAAGACCTGTATTACCGCCTGCACGTGATTGCCCTGAAACTACCCGCCCTGCGCGAACGTGGCAGTGACGTCAACGAGATCGCCAATGCCTTCCTCGCTCGCCAGAGCGCCCGCATCGGTCGCGACGACCTGCACTTCTCCCATGAAGCCGAACAAGCCATCCGTCATTACAGCTGGCCGGGCAACGTGCGCGAGCTGGAGAACGCGGTCGAGCGCGCGGTGATTCTCAGCGAGAGCGCGGAGATTTCCGCCGACCTGCTGGGCATCGACATCGAGCTGGGCGACCTGGAGGACGACGACACGCTGGACAACCTGCCGGCCCTCGCCAGTGTCAACAATGCCAGCCATGAACCCACCGAGGACTTGTCGCTGGAAGACTACTTCCAGCATTTCGTTCTCGAGCATCAGGACCACATGACCGAAACGGAATTGGCCCGCAAGCTGGGGGTCAGCCGCAAGTGCCTGTGGGAGCGCCGCCAGCGCCTGGGCATTCCACGGCGCAAGAGCAACGCCACCAGCGAGTAA
- a CDS encoding sensor histidine kinase: protein MPMSFSLTQMILISAAYLLVLFGVAWISERGLIPRAVIRHPLTYTLSLGVYASAWAFYGSVGLAYQYGYGFLACYLGVSGAFLLAPVLLYPILKITRTYQLSSLADLLAFRFRSTWAGALTTVIMLIGVLPLLALQIQAVADSISILTGEPVKARVAFAFCVLIILFTIFFGSRHIATREKHEGLVFAIAFESVIKLVALGGIGLYALYGVFGGPHGLEVWLLQNQTALAALHTPLQEGPWRTLLLVFFASAIVMPHMYHMAFTENLSPRSLVSASWGLPLFLLLMSLAVPLVLWAGLRLGASTNPEYFTLGLGIAANNEALALLAYVGGLSAASGLIIVTTLALSGMALNHLVLPLYQPPAEGNIYRWLKWTRRALIVAIITAGFVFYLTQNNHQSLANLGIVAFVATLQFLPGVLSVLYWPTANRRGFIAGLVAGTLVWMVTMLLPLLGNLQGFYIPLLDMIYVLDDTSWHMAAIASLAANVLLFTLISLFTNASSEEVSAAEACAVDNVRRPQRRELHAASPQEFATQLAKPLGAKAAQKEVEQALRDLYLPFDERRPYALRRLRDRIEANLSGLMGPSVAQDMVETFLPYKSGNENYVTEDIHFIESRLEDYHSRLTGLAAELDALRRYHRQTLQELPMGVCSLAKDQEILMWNRAMEELTGIAAKHVVGSRLVTIDEPWRGLLQGFINVPDEHLHKQRLALDGQPRWLNLHKAAIDEPLAPGNSGLVLLVEDLTETQALEEKLVHSERLASIGRLAAGVAHEIGNPITGIACLAQNLREEREGDGEIIELSSQILEQTKRVSRIVQSLMSFAHAGGSQQNSEEPVCLAEVAQDAIGLLALNRRNFEVQFFNLCDPDHWVEGDPQRLAQVLINLLSNARDASPPGSAVRVRSEVSEHTVDLVVEDEGSGIPKSIMDRLFEPFFTTKDPGEGTGLGLALVYSIVEEHYGQITIDSPADIERQRGTRIRVTLPRHVVATSPEIRDRREN, encoded by the coding sequence ATGCCGATGAGCTTTAGCCTGACCCAGATGATCCTGATCAGCGCCGCCTACCTGCTGGTGCTGTTCGGCGTGGCCTGGATCAGCGAACGTGGGCTGATCCCACGGGCGGTCATCCGCCACCCCCTGACCTACACTTTGTCGCTGGGCGTCTACGCCAGTGCCTGGGCCTTCTATGGCTCGGTCGGCCTGGCCTACCAGTACGGCTACGGGTTCCTCGCCTGCTATCTCGGGGTGTCCGGGGCCTTCCTGCTGGCACCGGTGCTGCTCTACCCCATCCTCAAGATCACCCGCACCTACCAGCTGTCTTCGCTGGCCGACCTGCTGGCGTTTCGCTTTCGCAGCACCTGGGCCGGCGCGCTGACCACGGTGATCATGCTGATCGGCGTGCTGCCGTTGCTGGCCTTGCAGATCCAGGCGGTGGCCGACTCGATCAGCATCCTCACCGGCGAGCCGGTCAAGGCGCGGGTAGCGTTTGCCTTCTGCGTGCTGATCATCCTGTTCACCATCTTCTTCGGTTCACGGCATATCGCCACCCGCGAGAAACACGAGGGCCTGGTGTTCGCCATCGCCTTCGAGTCGGTGATCAAGCTGGTGGCGCTGGGTGGTATCGGCCTGTACGCGCTGTATGGCGTGTTCGGCGGCCCCCACGGGCTGGAGGTCTGGCTGCTGCAGAACCAGACCGCCCTCGCCGCCCTGCACACCCCGCTGCAGGAGGGCCCGTGGCGCACCCTGCTGCTGGTGTTCTTCGCCTCGGCGATCGTCATGCCGCACATGTACCACATGGCCTTCACCGAGAACCTGAGCCCGCGCTCGCTGGTCAGCGCCAGCTGGGGCCTGCCGCTGTTCCTGCTGCTGATGAGCCTGGCCGTGCCGCTGGTGCTGTGGGCCGGCCTGCGCCTGGGCGCCAGCACCAACCCCGAGTACTTCACCCTGGGCCTGGGGATCGCCGCCAACAACGAGGCGCTGGCCCTGCTGGCCTACGTCGGCGGGCTGTCGGCGGCCAGCGGGCTGATCATCGTCACCACCCTGGCGCTGTCGGGCATGGCGCTGAACCACCTGGTGCTGCCGCTGTACCAGCCGCCGGCCGAAGGCAACATCTACCGCTGGCTTAAATGGACCCGCCGGGCGCTGATCGTCGCCATCATCACCGCCGGCTTCGTCTTCTACCTCACCCAGAACAACCACCAGAGCCTGGCCAACCTGGGCATCGTCGCCTTCGTCGCCACCCTGCAGTTCCTGCCCGGGGTGCTCTCGGTGCTGTACTGGCCGACCGCCAACCGCCGCGGTTTCATCGCCGGCCTGGTGGCGGGCACGCTGGTATGGATGGTGACCATGCTGCTGCCGCTGCTGGGCAACCTGCAGGGCTTCTACATCCCGTTGCTGGACATGATCTACGTGCTGGACGACACCAGCTGGCACATGGCGGCCATCGCCTCGCTGGCGGCCAACGTCCTGCTGTTCACGCTGATCTCGCTGTTCACCAACGCCAGCAGCGAAGAAGTCAGCGCCGCCGAGGCTTGCGCGGTGGACAACGTACGCCGCCCACAACGCCGCGAACTGCACGCCGCCTCGCCCCAGGAATTCGCCACGCAACTGGCCAAGCCGCTGGGGGCAAAGGCTGCGCAGAAAGAGGTCGAGCAGGCCCTGCGCGACCTTTACCTGCCGTTCGACGAGCGCCGCCCCTATGCCCTGCGGCGCCTGCGCGACCGCATCGAGGCCAACCTCTCGGGGTTGATGGGCCCGAGCGTGGCCCAGGACATGGTCGAGACTTTCCTGCCGTACAAGTCGGGCAATGAAAACTACGTCACCGAGGACATCCACTTCATCGAAAGCCGCCTCGAAGACTACCACTCGCGCCTGACCGGCCTTGCCGCCGAGCTCGACGCCCTGCGCCGCTACCACCGCCAGACCCTCCAGGAACTGCCCATGGGCGTGTGCTCGCTGGCCAAGGACCAGGAGATCCTGATGTGGAACAGGGCGATGGAGGAACTGACCGGGATTGCCGCCAAGCATGTGGTCGGCTCGCGCCTGGTGACCATCGACGAACCTTGGCGCGGCCTGCTGCAAGGCTTCATCAACGTGCCCGACGAACACCTGCACAAGCAGCGCCTGGCCCTCGATGGCCAGCCGCGCTGGCTCAACCTGCACAAGGCGGCCATCGACGAGCCGCTGGCCCCGGGCAACAGCGGCCTGGTGCTGCTGGTCGAGGACCTGACCGAGACGCAAGCGCTGGAAGAGAAATTGGTGCACTCCGAACGCCTGGCCAGCATCGGCCGCCTGGCCGCCGGCGTGGCCCACGAGATTGGCAACCCGATCACCGGCATTGCCTGCCTTGCGCAAAACCTGCGCGAGGAGCGTGAGGGCGACGGCGAGATCATCGAGCTGTCCAGCCAGATCCTCGAGCAGACCAAGCGCGTGTCGCGCATCGTCCAGTCGCTGATGAGCTTCGCCCATGCCGGCGGCAGCCAGCAGAACAGCGAGGAGCCGGTGTGCCTGGCCGAAGTGGCGCAGGATGCCATTGGTCTGCTGGCCTTGAACCGGCGCAACTTCGAAGTACAGTTCTTCAACCTCTGCGACCCGGACCACTGGGTCGAGGGTGATCCGCAGCGCCTGGCCCAGGTGCTGATCAACCTGCTCTCCAACGCCCGCGACGCCTCGCCACCCGGCAGCGCCGTGCGGGTGCGCAGCGAAGTCAGCGAGCACACCGTCGACCTGGTGGTCGAGGACGAGGGCAGCGGCATCCCCAAGAGCATCATGGACCGGCTGTTCGAACCCTTCTTCACCACCAAGGACCCGGGCGAGGGAACCGGACTGGGGCTTGCTCTGGTCTATTCCATCGTGGAAGAGCATTATGGGCAAATCACCATCGACAGCCCGGCCGACATCGAGCGCCAACGTGGTACCCGGATCCGCGTGACCCTGCCCCGGCATGTCGTAGCGACGTCCCCTGAAATTCGAGACCGTCGAGAGAATTGA
- the gluQRS gene encoding tRNA glutamyl-Q(34) synthetase GluQRS produces the protein MNDSRYIGRFAPTPSGFLHFGSLVAALASWLDARAVNGRWLLRMEDTDPPREMPGARDAILQTLERYGLEWDGEVVFQSQRHEAYAAVVDRLFNMGLAYACTCSRKQLEGYDGIYPGFCRNAGHAREGAAIRLRVPELIYRFSDRVQGAFEQHLGREVGDFVIQRRDGLYAYQLAVVLDDAWQGVTDIVRGADLLDNTPRQLYLQELLGFSQPRYLHIPLIVQPDGHKLGKSYRSPPLEADQATPLLLRALRALGQQADPALIGASPAEVLAVARQQWQPDNIARQMTVPEADLR, from the coding sequence ATGAACGACTCCCGCTACATCGGCCGCTTCGCCCCCACCCCCAGCGGCTTCCTGCACTTCGGCTCGCTGGTGGCCGCCCTCGCCTCCTGGCTCGACGCCCGCGCCGTGAACGGCCGCTGGCTGCTGCGCATGGAAGACACCGACCCACCCCGGGAAATGCCTGGCGCCCGTGACGCCATCTTGCAGACGCTGGAGCGCTACGGCCTGGAATGGGACGGCGAGGTGGTGTTCCAGAGCCAGCGCCACGAAGCCTATGCCGCCGTCGTCGACCGCCTGTTCAACATGGGCCTGGCCTACGCCTGCACCTGTTCGCGCAAGCAACTGGAAGGTTATGACGGCATCTACCCAGGATTTTGCCGCAATGCCGGGCATGCACGCGAAGGTGCGGCGATCCGCCTGCGGGTGCCGGAGCTGATCTACCGGTTCAGCGACCGGGTCCAGGGAGCATTCGAGCAACACCTGGGACGTGAGGTGGGCGATTTCGTCATCCAGCGCCGCGACGGGCTGTATGCCTACCAGCTGGCGGTGGTACTGGACGATGCCTGGCAGGGCGTCACCGACATCGTGCGTGGCGCCGATTTGCTGGACAACACGCCGCGCCAGCTGTACCTGCAGGAGTTGCTGGGCTTCTCGCAACCGCGGTACCTGCATATTCCGCTGATCGTCCAGCCCGACGGGCACAAGCTGGGCAAGTCTTACCGTTCGCCACCGCTGGAGGCGGACCAGGCAACGCCGTTGCTGTTGCGGGCCCTGCGCGCGCTTGGGCAGCAGGCGGATCCGGCACTGATAGGCGCCAGCCCGGCCGAAGTGTTGGCCGTGGCGCGCCAGCAGTGGCAGCCGGACAACATTGCGCGGCAAATGACGGTGCCCGAGGCCGATCTTCGTTGA